TTGCTGTAGCCATAGATGTCCGCGCCAAGGACGGCGAGGGCCACGGCAAACAGCGCAAATGCGCTTAGGAAAAATTTCTCCGACAAGCGGGAAACATATAGCAGCGCGAAGATCATCGGTGGAAAGACAAGCGATGAACCTAGGTCTGGCTGCAGGAAAATCAACAACATTGGCAGCAAAAATATGATAGCTACCTTAGCCAGAACGACTAGTGAATCCTGTACGCTGCCAAGTTCGGAGCGCGCCAGAACGCTGGCTGCCATTACTAGGGTCCCGATTTTGGCAGCTTCGGTCGGTTGCACCCGCGTAAAGCCCAAATTTACCCAGCGACGAGCTCCCATGTCGGCGTAGCTGATCGGACTGAGTTCGGTCGTCAATAGCAGCCCGAATATGCCGGCAGCATAAATGAAATGTGCGTATTTTAGGAAGATTTTATAATCGACCAGCGAAATTGCAGAGTACGTTCCAGTGCCGATTGCCATCCAGAAAAGCTGCCTTTTCCAGTTACTCCCGCCGTAGGAATACTGGGCCGAGTAGATGAACAGTATGCCGACCGTGCAGAGCAGCAAGATGCAGAGTGGGTTGATCCAATCCAGACGCAAACGCCCTTCAGGCTGCATGAGCCCTTGGTAGTTCTTGTTAAATATGCGGCTGTAGACGCTCAATCGGTGATTGCAGGCTGGGATTTTGGGAATCGGGAGGGACCATTGTTGGACATTCAATGAGCAACCTGCAACAAACAACCGCTAGTTGACATCTCCCAGGTAGTTGCTGGGGGGGGTGA
This window of the Coraliomargarita parva genome carries:
- a CDS encoding FtsW/RodA/SpoVE family cell cycle protein, with the protein product MQPEGRLRLDWINPLCILLLCTVGILFIYSAQYSYGGSNWKRQLFWMAIGTGTYSAISLVDYKIFLKYAHFIYAAGIFGLLLTTELSPISYADMGARRWVNLGFTRVQPTEAAKIGTLVMAASVLARSELGSVQDSLVVLAKVAIIFLLPMLLIFLQPDLGSSLVFPPMIFALLYVSRLSEKFFLSAFALFAVALAVLGADIYGYSKHLKDQQEAEASDNAAIVETYHSLLPIHDYQRNRILTFVAPDVVDPSGTGASWNANQAKISAATGGVSGKGLFNGTQAQLGYLPQAVAHNDFIFSVIAEETGFLGSAFVVGLFCLMVTNGIRIAGLARDRFGMQLAIGVSVLFLVHFFINIGMTIGITPITGLPLPFLSYGGSFVLSCFILQGLVQSVYRYRRDYS